The DNA sequence CAGATAATGGGCAGCGCCCCGATCTCCAGGGATGCCATCTTCCGGAGATCGGCAACGGTCAAGCAAAGAGGCCTCTCCACACGTCCTGTCACCCTCAGTTCATGGGACATGTATTCCGGGCCGTATTTATGCTTTCCATGGGGTTTGGTCTCCGGTCGTATGTTTTCGGTGCGGTTCATTTATGCGTCCTCTTTTGATATGGATTTTCTTATGACCTGTTTCGCGTTCCCGGTAATCCTGCGCTTTTCGTTTCAGACAGCCAAGGGCTCCCGAATGCCCGTACCCCGTGGTTACGGTTTCCCAATCATCCCCATCCCGGTTGTGTCTATAATGGTTCGGGGCACCTAGTTGCCGCTGGGCTGAGGCGCAGCAGCCGGGGGCAGGGCCAGCGCCTCGGCCTCGGTCCGGCAATCGCGGACAGGTAACAGCCCCTTGGCCCGCGCCGCGGCAAGTTCGGTCCGCGCTGCCTCGACATCCGCCCGGAAGGCGGGATCGGCGTGCAGCCGGGCCACCACCGCTGCGGCAACGGTACGTCCTTCGTTCACGTCGCTCTGCCAGTGCACGTTGCACACGATCCGGCTCTGGCCATAGGCCCTGCCCCGAACCAGGATCGCATCGGCCTGTTCCGGCGCGATCTCGCTCAGGATGAGCGCCCAGGTCCACCCGGCCGTGGTGTGCCCCGAGGGGTAGGAGCCGCTTGTGCGCAACCGCTGTTCATAGTCCGGGGTACAGATCCGCTCCCCGTTCACCATGAAGGGGCGGGGGCGCTTATAGGTATCCTTCGGCCGGGAGACGGCGTTACCCGCGTCGGCCAGGGTACGGCGCAGCAGGCGGAAGAGGCGAGGGGTATCCTGCTCGGTGATGCGGGCGTTCAGGGCACAGGAAAAACTTTCGGCCGCAGCCGGAAAGGAAAGGTCGGCATCCTGGATGGCCAGCGCCCATCGGGCCGAATCCCGCAGGGGGAAGCTGGCGTGGCTGGTTTCCTGATCGAGCGCAAACGCGGTCGAACCGGTGGCAGGTGGCGGGGGGAGCAGCGCTATCATGTCGGGCAACTGCTTGGACGGCAGGTAGCCCTGAGTCCTCCCTTGGGCGGTTGGGGCCGTGTCGTACTTTTCCACTGTCGCACAACCGGCCATGAGCGCCAGGCACAGCAGCATTGGTGCCATGTTTCCCATACGTCTTCCCTCTCCTCTTATCACGTTATGATGGCGCCTTCGCTTCAGGTCGGGCGGCCGGCATCGGAACGAACAGAATGATTGCGGCGGGTGTGCAGCATAATTACCGGCACTCTACGATGCTTTCAAACGTGCAGATCCTTTGTTTCCGCAAGCTTTCGTATCAAGCGCATGATAACGGGTTTCAGCACATTTCCTGACGTGAATGTTTTGCTGCGGGCATGGTACAGGGGGAGCAAGGGGTTCAAAACTTCCCGTTTCATAAACTCCATCAAGTCACGGGCCTGTTGCTTGGCCCTCTCTCGGATAGTTACGTTCCGGGCGATGCACATGACCCCCACGATTTCGCCACTCGGCAGAATCCAGGGGAATTTGGTGACGGAAACCTTTACTATTTCGCCATTTTTGTGGGTTATGGTTTCGCGTTGGTCTTCAATCGGCTTGCGATGTTTCATCACCCAAAGGTCATCCTGAAGAGCCTTTTCAGCCTGTTCTCGGGGTAAAAGGTCAAAATCGGTGTAGCCTCGGATGGTGTCCATGTTGAGACCATAGTGGCGGGCCTTGGTTGCGCTGGCGCAGATTATTTTCCCACCCGTGAACTCGCCCCGTTCATTGGCAAAATATTCTTTGATTACGATGGAATCACTCGTATGCTGCATGAAAGCATTGAATATCAATACTTCCTGCATCGATCTTCCCATGGATGTTTCCTTTCATGCGACGATACCCATAAATGGGGAATTCACTGGGAGAGTTCCCGATTATACGATTGTACGGTTCACAATTACAACATGTTGTGCCGTTTTATCAACTTCAAAGTTGAGCTCGAAGTGCTTTCGACTGGCGGGCGCACCCATGGAGTGCGTATAGCAGAACAGGTTGAGAACTCATGCGCTTTCAGTCTGTTCTGCCGAACTTGAAACAAGAAATCTTTTTGCTGTTTGTGCCGTTACACTTGGTGGGTAATGTGTTGTGGCAAGATATGGCTCTTGGGGTGAAGGTCGCAGCTATAAAAACCGGTGCCGCCGATCAAGCCGGCCGCATCACGCGGTCTTTGGTGCATGATGATATGGTCATGGTGCGATCTCCCGTAGAAAACGAAACGAG is a window from the Oryzomonas sagensis genome containing:
- a CDS encoding acid phosphatase: MGNMAPMLLCLALMAGCATVEKYDTAPTAQGRTQGYLPSKQLPDMIALLPPPPATGSTAFALDQETSHASFPLRDSARWALAIQDADLSFPAAAESFSCALNARITEQDTPRLFRLLRRTLADAGNAVSRPKDTYKRPRPFMVNGERICTPDYEQRLRTSGSYPSGHTTAGWTWALILSEIAPEQADAILVRGRAYGQSRIVCNVHWQSDVNEGRTVAAAVVARLHADPAFRADVEAARTELAAARAKGLLPVRDCRTEAEALALPPAAAPQPSGN
- a CDS encoding PAS domain-containing protein, with translation MGRSMQEVLIFNAFMQHTSDSIVIKEYFANERGEFTGGKIICASATKARHYGLNMDTIRGYTDFDLLPREQAEKALQDDLWVMKHRKPIEDQRETITHKNGEIVKVSVTKFPWILPSGEIVGVMCIARNVTIRERAKQQARDLMEFMKREVLNPLLPLYHARSKTFTSGNVLKPVIMRLIRKLAETKDLHV